The sequence TGCTGGAAGCCAGCTTTAACAATCGTTTGCACGAAGGACTGATTGAATTTGAAGATGAAGGAAATCTGAAAATGATTTTTGAAAATAATATAAGTGTGCAAATGGAGTATGGCATTAACGAGCCGCAAATAAACCGGGAAGGATCCATAGAAATCATTGGTGAGAAGGGGCGGGTTAAAGCTGGAGGTGCTTACTTAAATGAATGGGATTATTCAACTGATGATAGTGTGTTGCAAAAAAAGATTGACTTACTGCTGAAAGCGTTTTTTTCTGTTACTAATACAGATGTAACTACTATGTCAAATTTGTACCAGCCATCATTCGAACCGAACAATTACGGAAATTATAAGGGTAGCATGCGCAATCATCACAAAGTGTATGATAATCTGGTGCAGTCGTTAAAGCATCAAGTGCCTTATTATACCACAATTGAAGAAGCAAAAAATACTATTGAACTGATTAATCTCATTTATCAGGCACGGTAATTGAACTAAATTGAATAAAATTTAGTGCCATGCTACCCACTTTTAATTTAATAGAGTCTTCTGTGCGCGATGTTCAGTTTGGAAAAAATGTAACCATTGTTGGACCTGTTAATATTTATGGTTGCATTATCGGCCATGATTCACGTGTAGGACCATTTACCGAAATACAATCCAATGTAACTATTGGTGAGCGATGTAAAATTCAGTCTCACAGTTTTATATGCAGTCTAGTAACCATTGGCAATGATTGCTTCATAGGACATGGAGTCATGTTTATCAATGATTTATTTTCAGAAGGAAGACCAGCAGGCGATGCATCTAAATGGCAAGCTACATTCATTGGAAATCATGTTTCCATAGGTAGCAATGCTACTATTTTACCTGTAACTATTTGTGACAATGTGGTCATTGGTGCAGGCGCTGTGGTTACAAAGGACATTAATGAGCCTGGGTTTTATGCAGGCAATCCCGCCAAAAAAATCCGATAATAGAATAGTAGGGTTAATGACTATGATAACCCCGCTTAATTGCTCAGTCTGATGGTATTAGACTTTGATATAGATTTTTTTCTTGTCTAATACATACACAATCAGCCAGTAAAAAGCAATCATACAGAGTGCGTATACTAAAGAGCCTACTCTGGCATCTTCTGCAATGGGTTTGCAAAGTGTATTATAAAACCAAGATAAAAAGCTGGTATAGTGTTTGGTGCCATCTGCATCCGTTTCAGATACCCATCTGAGTAAGCTAGATAATCTTGGCAAGAAGCCGCTCAATACAAAAATAAAAAGCGGGTTTTTCCCAAATACATCAAAGAAACGGCTCCATGCACCTTTAGCCCCTTTAAATTCAATGGCATAAATCATTACGCCAATGGTTAAAATGGCCAAACCTGTTGTATATAAAGTATAACTGCTGGTCCAGATTTTTTTATTGATGGGGAATACCAAGTCCCAGCAATACCCACTGAAAGTTAGCACCAAACCTGCAACAAAAAGGCTGCTAAGCATATCGGCGTTTTTCCCTTTCAACTGAATGTATTGACCAACTAAAAATCCAAAAATCACCTGTACAATAGCTGCAGGCGTGCTCATGAACCCTTCCGGATCAAACGGAACACCTTCTCCCTTGTAAATATGGGTAACGCCTAAAATATCTATATCAATGGCGGTTCCAAACCAGCCTTGTAAACTATATGGGTCACCGTCTGCACCCAATGCATAACAAACGAACCAGTAAAGCAACAGAATGGCCATGCCAATTACATAGGCGCCGCGGGTTTTTCCATAAAACACAATAACAGAAGCAAAGAAATAACAGAGTGCAATTCTTTGTAAAACGCCTAATATTCTTACGTTCTCCCATGTTTTAAAAACCAATTCTTCGCCATCCCATTTTACAAAAGGACTCCAGTGCAACAACACACCAATCCCAAAAATGAGTAGGGTTCTTTTGATTACTTTTTTCCAGAATTCAGCCGGGCCTGCTGCTTCAAAACGAGGCATCACAAATGCCATGGCATTGCCAACAGCAAACAAAAAGAAAGGGAATACCAGGTCTGTTGGCGTTACGCCATGCCAGGGTGCATGTTGTAAAGGGCCAAAAATATGCCCCCAGCTACCTGGATTATTAACTAAAATCATCAAGGCAACAGTTGCGCCTCTGAAAACGTCCAGTGAATAGTATCTGTTTCCCATAATTGGCTAAGTGTAAAAGCTAAGTTATACTAATTGGATATTGCTACCAATTTATGCTATATGCATTTTAGGTTGCATATTTGCATGAATCTAGGATCATGAAAAAAGCATTAATTACGGGCATCACCGGCCAGGACGGTGCATATTTAGCAGAACTGCTGCTGAAGAAGGGCTATGAAGTGCATGGAATCAAGCGCAGGAGTTCGCTTTTCAATACACAAAGAATCGATCATTTTTACGAGGACCCACATATTCCAGACCGACATATGGTACTGCATTACGGCGATTTAACTGATAGTACGAATTTGATTCGGATTATTCAGGAAGTGCAGCCCGATGAAATTTATAACCTTGCTGCCATGAGTCATGTGCATGTGAGTTTTGAAACACCCGAATACACCGCCAATGCGGATGGAGTGGGAGCATTGAGAATATTGGAGGCAATACGTTTGCTGGGGTTAACTAAAAAGACAAAATTCTATCAGGCATCTACCTCAGAATTATATGGATTGGTACAGGCTGTTCCGCAAAGTGAAACCACGCCATTTTATCCCAGAAGCCCTTATGCGGTAGCTAAGTTATATGCTTACTGGATTACAGTGAATTACAGAGAAGCCTATGGCATGTATGCCTGCAATGGAATTTTATTCAATCATGAAAGTCCGTTAAGAGGAGAAACTTTTGTAACCCGAAAAATTACCCGCGCCGTAGCCCGTATTTCGATGGGATTACAGGATGTTCTTTACTTAGGAAACCTAGATGCACAAAGAGATTGGGGGCATGCTAAAGATTATGTAGAAGGAATGTGGCTGATGTTGCAGCAAGAACAGCCAGAAGATTTTGTATTGGCAACTGGAGTTACTACTTATATCCGTGATTTTGTTAGAATGGCTTTCGCTGAAGTAGGAGTTACCCTGGCATTTAGTGGAGAGGGAGTGAATGAAATAGGTACAATTGCGGCTATTGAAAATGTGCAACACTCATCTATGAAAGTAGGACAGGTTGTGGTAAAAGTAGACCCTCGTTATTACAGACCTACTGAAGTTGATTTATTAATTGGAGATGCAACCAAGGCTAAGAAGAAATTAAACTGGTCGCCTAAATATACTTTAGCTGAAATGGTAAAAGAGATGGTGGCGGCAGATATTGTATTGTTTAAAAAAGAACAGTTGTTGAAAGACAATGGATTTGCAACAGAAAAGGAACATGAATAAGCAAGCAAAAATATATGTGGCCGGTCACAGAGGCATGGTGGGTAGCGCTATTGTCAGAAAGCTGGAAACTTTAGGTTATACTTCTATTATTACCCGAACTTCAAAGGAGCTGGATTTGAGGAATCAACAGGCTGTTGCTGATTTCTTTGCAACAGAAAAGCCCGACTATGTATTTCTGGCTGCAGCCAAAGTTGGTGGAATCGTTGCTAATAACACATATCGCGCAGAATTTATTTACGACAACCTTATGATGGAGAGTAATATTATTCATCAGAGTTATGTAAATGGTGTGCAAAAATTATTGTTTTTAGGTTCTTCCTGTATTTATCCTAAAATGGCCCCACAGCCGCTGAAAGAAGAATATTTACTCAGTGGCTATTTGGAAGAAACCAATCAACCCTATGCAATTGCAAAGATTGCAGGTATAGAATTATGTGACAGTTATCGTGCCCAGTATGGCTGTAATTTTATTTCTGCCATGCCCACGAATTTGTATGGTCCCAATGACAACTACGATCTGGAAAAAAGTCATGTATTGCCAGCCATGTTGCGTAAGTTCATTACTGCTAAAGCAAATGATGAAGCTACAGTTACAATCTGGGGATCAGGAACTCCAAGAAGAGAATTTCTGCATGTGGATGATCTGGCAGAAGCCTGTTTGTACCTGATGGAAAATTATAATGAAAAAGGTTTGGTAAATATTGGAACAGGAGTAGATGTGACTATTCTGGAACTTGCTCAGATGGTTAAAGAAATTACAGGCTATCAGGGTGAGATTGTGCTGGATGCTTCCAAACCTGATGGTACCCCCCGAAAACTAATGGATGTAAGCAAAATCAATGGATTTGGCTGGAAAGCCAGGATAGATTTATATCAGGGCATTTCAATGGTCTATGATTTGGTAAAAAATGCTCCTTGGAATAGCTCAGGAAAATAAGTAAGCATACAAAACAGTAACTTTATATTCATACAAAATTATTTATGTCTAAGAGAATCATCATTACCGGGGGCGCCGGTTTTATAGGCTCGCATGTTGTAAGATTATTCGTTAATAAATATCCTGATTATACTATTATTAACCTGGATGCGTTAACCTATGCTGGCAATCTGGAAAATCTACGTGATATTGAAAACAAACCCAATTATCATTTTGCCAAAGTGAATATACTGGACGTAAAAGCTGTGGAGGATTTGTTTGACCAATATCAGGTTACAGATATGATACATTTGGCAGCTGAGTCGCATGTAGATCGTTCCATTGTTTCTCCTTTGGATTTTGTGTACACCAATGTGATTGGGACTGTTAATTTGTTGAATACCGCAAAACAGAAGTGGGCAGCGGATTTGAGCAATCATCGTTTTTATCATGTATCAACGGATGAAGTATACGGAAGTCTGGGAACAGAGGGTTTGTTCACGGAAGAAACCGCCTATGATCCACGTTCGCCATATTCTGCAAGTAAAGCATCTTCCGATCATTTTGTAAAAGCTTATCATGAAACCTATCATTTGCCGGTTGTAATTACCAACTGTTCCAATAACTATGGGCCGTTTCATTTTCCGGAGAAACTGATCCCTTTGTTTATTAATAATATTTTGCAGGGGAAACCATTGCCTGTTTACGGAGATGGATTGTATACACGTGACTGGTTGTATGTGAAAGACCATGCGCTGGCCATTGATCTGGTATTCCATAAAGGAGTGAATGGAGAAACCTACAATATTGGTGGATTTAACGAATGGAAGAATATTGATCTGGTAAAATTATTGTGTCAGCAAATGGATGAAAAGCTGGGCAAGCCGGCAGGTACTAGCGAAAAACTAATTACCTATATCAAAGATCGCCCTGGTCACGACAGAAGGTATGCGATTGATGCTACCAAAATTAACCGTGAGCTGGGTTGGAAGCCAACGGTTACTTTCCAGCAGGGGTTGAGTGAAACCATTGATTGGTTCTTGGCCAATACCGAATGGCTGAACAACGTTACCAGTGGTAATTACCAGCATTATTACGAATCCATGTATAGTAACAAATAATCATGCAGATAGAGTATACCCCCATAGAAGGTTGTTTTATAATTCACGATACATTTTTTGGTGATAGTCGTGGGTATTTTTTTGAGAGTTTTAATAGAAGCACTTTTCTAGAGAAAACAGGCGTAGCAGTAGATTTTGTACAGGATAACCAGTCTCAGTCGGGCAGAGGTGTTTTGAGGGGCTTGCATTTTCAGCATGGAGAGTTTGCGCAAGCGAAACTAGTTCGTGTATTAAATGGAACTGTGCTGGATGTTGCGGTAGATTTAAGAAAAGACTCAAAAACTTTTGGTCAGCACGTAGCAGTAGAATTGAGTGGAGAGAGTCGTACGCAGTTTTTTGTGCCACGTGGTTTTGCACATGGTTTTGTAGTATTGAGTGAACAGGCAACATTTTTTTATAAGTGTGATAATTATTATCACAAAGCATCTGAAGGAGGCATTGCTTTCAATGACCCGGATCTGGGCATTGATTGGAAGTTGCCTGCTGATCAATTATTGCTTTCAGATAAAGACAAGGAACTGCCTTTTTTGAAAGACTGTATCAATAGCTTACAATTTTAAATATTTATACCGCAGATATGAAAGGAATCATTTTAGCAGGAGGATCAGGAACCAGGTTGTATCCAATTACCAAAGGAATCAGTAAGCAGCTGATGCCGGTATACGATAAGCCCATGATTTATTATCCGCTGTCGGTGTTGATGCTGGCAGGTATTAGGGAAATCCTGTTCATTACTACTCCGCAAGATTCCGATCAGTTCCAGCGATTATTGGGAGATGGTGCTGAAATTGGGTGTTCGTTCACGTATGCTGTTCAACACGAACCCAATGGATTGGCGCAGGCATTTGTGATTGGAGAGCAATTCATTGGGAACGATAAAGTTTGCCTGATCCTGGGGGATAATATTTTTTATGGGGCAGGTTTCAGTAAACTGGTGCAAAGCTTCAACGATGTAAACGGTGCGGCGGTATTTGCTTATGAAGTAAATGATCCGGAGCGATATGGTGTAGTTGAATTTGATGCAGATAAAAAAGCGATTTCCATAGAAGAGAAGCCGAAGCAGCCTAAATCTAATTATGCAGTACCAGGACTATATTTCTATGATAATTCAGTTGTGGAAATTGCCAAAAATATCAAGCCCTCACCCAGAGGCGAGTATGAGATAACCGATGTAAACCGTGTTTACCTGAACGCGGGAAAATTGCAGGTGGGTATTATGAACAGAGGTACAGCCTGGTTAGATACGGGTACTTTTGATTCATTTGCGGATGCCTGTGAATTTGTAAGAGTTATTGAGAAAAGACAGAGTCAGAAAATTGGTTGTATAGAGGAAGTAGCCTATCGTATGGGATTCATTGATCGCGTACAACTCATGGTTTTAGCTGAAAAATATGCTAAAAGTGGTTATGGTGAATACCTGAAGCGTTTAAAGGTTTTGTAGGTATTTTAAACAAAATCGGCAATGCAGCGTTACTAATGCTATGAATGCCTTTACAATCAAAGATTTAGAGAACCTGTCGGGTATTAAAGCGCATACCATCCGTATATGGGAACAGCGGTATTCGTTCCTTAACCCACAGCGTACAGAAACCAATATTCGCTATTATTCAGGCGATGAATTAAAGACGGTTTTGAACATAGCTTTACTGAATAAGTATGGGTTCAAGATTTCGCATATTGACCGCATGAGTGCGGATGAAATGCGTGAAAAAACCCTTAGTTTAAATCAGGCGCAAGCACAGCAGGAAAGAATTGTGAATGAATTGATCAGCTGCATGATCGACATGAAGCTGGAGGAATTTGAAATGCTTGTTGATGGCTATATCAAAACCAAGGGAATTGAAAAAACCATTCCACAGATTATTTTCCCTTTTCTGGAACGCATCGGAATACTCTGGCTCACCAACCACATCAATCCTGCTCAGGAGCACCTGGTAACGAATATTATTCGTCAGAAACTCATCATGGGTATCGAAACCTGTCAGACTCCCCTTACACAGCGAAAAACGGTCTTGTTGTTTTTGCCTGAGGGTGAACATCATGAGTTAGGTATTTTATTTACTTATTATCTGTTTAAGAGCCGAGGGGTTAAAGTGATTTACTTGGGTGCGAATGTACCATTGAAAGATGTAGAATATGTGGCCACTTTAAAGAAACCTGATTTCTTGTATTCCCATCTAACTTCTGTTGCGCACAATTTTAATTTTGAGAAGTTCTTAGTGAACGTACAAAATAGAATACCAGAGTTCTCCGTAATTGTTTCAGGGGCTTTGACTCAGTCTTACAAAAAACGGGTACCAACCAATGTGACTTTCAAGAAGTCTTTGGCAGAAGTAACTGAATATATAGGCACTTTGTAAGCATTTATGCCGCTACATACGATTTAAGTATAATGTTTAAACAACAATTAACCAGCCCGCTATATGCGGGCTGGTTTGTTTAACAAATATTTTTAAAAAATTAAACAAAATACAGGGGCATTACCGAATTATATGTTTAGCTTTATGCTTCAAATTATTAAACAATACGCCATGTCTACGCTAGATTTTAATCAAATGTTGGTCAATAATGCGGATTTTTTGAAACCTTTCGCGGTTACTTTAACGCGCGATCAGGAAGCGGCAAAAGACTTGTATCAGGAAACTTTATTCCGGGCATTGGCTAACAAAGACAAGTACAATGTAGGAACGAATATTAAGGCATGGTTGTACACCATCATGCGTAATATTTTCATCAATAACTACAGAAGAAAGTCTAAACAGTCTACCATCTTTGATAATACCCCCAATGAATTTCTATTAGACTTCAATCAGGGTGCAGTAGCCAACGAAGCCATTGCAAATATTAATATGAAAGAAGTAAAGCAGGCGATTCACAATCTTCCTGAGATTTTTAAAAATCCATTTCTTTTATATTTTGATGGTTACAAATACCATGAAATTGCAGAAATGCTGGATGAACCTTTAGGTACAATCAAGAGCAGGATTCACTTTGCCAGAAAACTGTTGAAATCTCATATTCAGCGTTTCTAAGAATTTTCATTAACTTACTCGTCAAGTGAAGCAAAAGCAAGCGATCGTAATCGGCAGCGGTTTCGCAGGTATGTCTGCGGCCTCATTTCTAGCCAGATCGGGCTGGAAAGTTATGGTATTGGAACAACATAATATGCCGGGAGGCAGAGCCCGCAAATTTGAAGCAGCAGGCTTTACATTTGATATGGGGCCCAGCTGGTATTGGATGCCAGATGTATTCGAGCGATATTTTCAGCAATTTGGAAAAGAAGTCAGCGACTACTACCAATTGGAAAGACTGGATCCATCCTATCGTGTTTACTGGCCTGATGGCATTACAGATATCCCCGCAAACTATATTGAATTAAAAGCCCTTTTTGAAAAATTGGAACCTGGTGCCGGTGAGCAGCTAGACCTGTTCATGAAAGAAGCGGCCTATAAATATGAAGTTGGGGTAAATAAACTCGTATTTAAACCGGGTCAATCCTTGTTGGAATTTTTAGACCTTGATTTAATAAAAGGGGTATTCAAGCTGGATGTTTTCAATTCTATGAAAGCTCATGTGGGCAAGTATTTCAAGAATCCGAAGCTGGTAGAATTGATGGAATTTCCCGTTTTGTTTTTAGGTGCATTGCCCGAACACACTCCTGCATTATACAGTTTAATGAACTATGCCGATATTAAAGGAGGAACCTGGTATCCGCAAAAAGGAATGTATGAAATTGCAAAAGCCATGTATGATTTGGCGGTATCATTGGGCGTAGAATTTAGGTTTAATCATTCTGTTACAGGCATTAATATTAAAGATGGGGTAGCAAATTCTGTTTCCTGCCTGGTGAATACACCTGCAGGCAAAACAAGTGTGGCAATTGATGCTGATGTGGTAGTTGGTGGAGCCGATTATCATCATGTTGAAACTGTTTTGTTACCAAGTGAATATCAATCCTATTCAGCTGCTTATTGGAATAAGCGTGTGATGGCTCCCAGTTGTTTGTTGTATTATATCGGGTTAAATAAAAAACTGGAGGGCATAACGCACCATTCCTTGTATTTTGATACCGATTTTAGTTTGCATGGTAAAGAAATTTACACAACCAAGGAATGGCCAACCAATCCACTGTTTTATTTGTGCGCACCTTCAGTAACAGATAAAACGGTTGCGCCAGAAGGATGCGAAAACTTATTTTTATTAATACCTGTGGCAACTGGTTTAACCGGGGATACGGAAGAACTAAGAGAGAAGTATTTTCAGCAGATAATTAAAAGAGTAGAGGAACAAATTGGCCAGTCAATACAAGATGCTATTATTTATAAAAGGACTTTTGCCCAAAGCAATTTCATTGAAGATTATAACGCTTTCAAAGGAAATGCTTATGGTTTAGCGAACACTTTACTGCAAACTGCTGTTTTAAAGCCGTCATGCAGAAGTAAAAAAGTTAAAAACTTATTCTTTACAGGACAATTAACCGTTCCGGGTCCGGGAGTTCCTCCCAGTCTGATCAGCGGTGAAGTAGTAGCTAAAGAAATTACCAAATTATATGATTAAACTGTTTCATCAGGTAAGTCAGGAATGCAGCAGAATTACTACGGAGCTGTATAGCACGAGTTTTTCTTCGTCCATTCGGCTCTTGCATAAAGATCTTAGAACGCCCATTTTTAATATTTATGGGTTTGTAAGATTTGCAGACGAAATAGTGGACACTTTTCATGAATTTGACAAAGTAAAATTGCTGACTGATTTTAAAAAGGCTACTTATGAAGCCATTGAGCAAAAAATTTCACTTAATCCTATTTTGCACAGCTTCCAGTTAACGGTGAATGAATACAATATTGACCATTCATTAATTGATGCCTTCCTGAAGAGCATGGAGATGGATTTGGGTAAGAAGCAGTATGATAGAAACGGGTATGAGGAATATATCTATGGAAGTGCCGAAGTAGTTGGCTTAATGTGTTTGTACGTTTTTTGCAATGGCGATAAAAATAGCTATGAACAGCTTAAACCTTATGCCTGCAGTCTGGGCTCTGCTTTTCAGAAAGTAAACTTTCTTCGTGATCTGAAAGCAGATTTTGAGGGATTAGACAGGATGTATTTTCCAGGTTGCGACTTCAGTAATTTCACACAGGAAGACAAACTAAAAATTGAGCAGGATATTCAGCGTGATTTTGATCATGCATATGAAGGAATTGTTCAATTGCCTCTTAAAGCAAGATTTGGCGTATATGTAGCATATAAATATTATTTAAGTCTGTTCAAAAAAATCAAAAAGCTACAGCCACAGAAGATATTAGACACCAGGGTGAGAATTCCCGATCATGGTAAGGTTTTCATTCTGGCCAAAGCGGGTATTCGTAGTCAACTAAACCTGCTATAATCCAATGACAGAACTAGTGATTCTGGTAAATGAAGCTGACGAAGAAATTGGTTTCATGGAAAAAATGGAAGCTCATGAGAAGGCCTTATTACACAGAGCATTCAGTGTATTTGTTTTCAATAGCTCCGGAGAAATGTTATTGCAGCAAAGAGCCAGTGAAAAATACCACAGCGCTAATCTGTGGACCAATACCTGTTGCAGTCATCCCAGACCAGGCGAATCTGTTGCGCAGGCAGCGAATCGCAGACTAAAGGAAGAAATGGGTTTCCAGACACCTTTGCAAAAAGCCTTTGACTTTGTATATAAAGCACCTTTTGATAACGGCTTAACTGAATACGAATTTGATCATGTATTTATTGGAACTTATGAAGGAAGTATTGAAATGAATCCTTCGGAAGTACAAGCCCATGCTTTTCGTAGCTTTGATACAATAGAAACCATGATTCAAGCCCAGCCAGCACAATTTACTTCCTGGTTTTTAATAGCATTTCCGAAAGTTAAAGCCTGGTGGCAAGAAAAATATCGCTAAAGGAATGAGTGAAAATTCGTCCAGTAAAAATGCAATTGTTATAGGTGCGGGTATCGCAGGCCTGGCATCTGCCATACGTCTGCAGGTAATGGGGTACGAAGTAACAGTGTATGAGAAAAACAACTATCCGGGTGGAAAACTGAGCCATTTTGAAATAAATGGATATCAATTTGACGCAGGTCCCAGTTTATTTACCAGACCAAAGTTGATTGAAGAATTATTTGTATTGGCCAATGAGCCAATGGAAAACTATTTCTCTTACGAACGTGTGCCAGTTGCTTGTCATTATTTTTATCAGGATGGCACCCTGATAAAAGCATATGCGGATCATGAGAAATTTGCAGAAGAAATACAGGTAAAAACAGGGGAGCCAGCTGAGCATGTACACGAATATTTACGACACTCGGCCAATGCATATGAAAACATTGCAGATATATTTCTAAAATATACATTGCATCGCTTGTCAACCTTATTTAAAGCGCCTGTAGCCAAAGCCATTCAATATCTGAAATGGCCTTATCTCTTTACCAGTTTACATCAGTACAATCAATCCAGATTTCAATCATCCAAATTGGTGCAACTCTTTAACAGATATGCTACCTATAATGGCAGCAATCCTTACAAAGCACCGGCCATGCTTTCTTTGATTCCTCATTTGGAACACAATGAAGGAACTTTCTATCCAAAAGGAGGAATGATCAGCATTACACGTGCCTTGTTTGCACTTGCAGAAAAGAAAGGAGTGAAGTTCATATTTGATACTCCGGTAGATAAGATTATTCGTGCAAATAACCAAGTTCAAGGCGTTGTAGTGAATGGAGAAAATATAATGGCCAATCTGGTAGTAAGTAATATGGATGTTTATTTTACCTATCAGCATTTATTGGGTGAGCCATTGAAAGCTAAAAAAATATTGAAGCAGGAAAGAAGCAGTAGTGCATTTATTTTTTATTGGGGCATGAGCAAAACTTTTGAGCAACTGAGTTTGCATAATATTTTTTTCAGCGAGCAATACGAAGCAGAATTTAATTCTTTGTTTCATACATGTCAGCCTTTTGCCGACCCTACTGTATACATCAACATTACAAGCAAATGTGAGCCTGGTATCCAGGCACCTTCAGAGAAAGAAAACTGGTTTGTAATGGTCAATGCACCTGCAAATAATGGCCAGGATTGGGATGCTATTCGCGATTTTTACAAAAAAGCAATACTGCAAAAACTGAATAGTATTATAGGAGAAGATATAGCTAAGTACATAGAAGTGGAAGAAGTATTAAGCCCTGTGAGTATCGAAACAAAAACTGCATCCTATATGGGTTCTTTGTACGGAACTAGTTCTAATAGCAAGATGGCGGCTTTTATGCGTCACCCTAATTTCAGTAATACCATAAAAGGTTTGTACTTTGTAGGAGGAAGTGTACACCCCGGAGGTGGAATTCCTCTCTGTTTGTCTAGTGCAGCAATTATGTCAGATTTAGTAAAAGCCGATGTTGTATAATAAGCCAGCCATACCATTGTTCATAGCCATCTTGTTTCATTTTATGGGTGTGCTGGGTATTTTGTTCACCCCTTATAAGGAATGGTTCATCGCCAACACTCCACTAACACTTATTTTGATGGGAATATTGCTGGCTGCCAGTCAGGAAAAAATTGAAAAAGGTTTTGTGCTGTTTTTTATTCTTGCTTTTGTAACCGGTATGGTTACAGAAATGATAGGTGTAAATACAGGGATCTTATTTGGGGATTATGTATATGGAACCGTGATGGGCCCTCAATTATTGGGCGTACCCTTTTTGATTGGTATGAACTGGTTTGTGATTGTGTTTTGCTGTGGATCGCTCATGAACAAATTGAACAAAGTAATGCTGGCTAAATATGAAGCCCCAATACCAGTTGCCATCATTAAGTGGTCTGTTATTATTGATGGTGCAGTGTTGGCTACTTTTTTTGACTGGTTGATGGAGCCGGTAGCCATAAAGCTAGGGTTCTGGTCCTGGGAAGGTGGTGGTATTCCTATGTTGAATTATGTCTGCTGGTTTGGGATAAGCGCCATTTTATTGGCAGTTCAGCAACAGCTTAAATTAAAGGCCCAAAACCATTTTGCCATACACTTGTTAATTATACAGGCACTCTTTTTTCTGTCACTTAGAATATTTTTATAGCATGTGGTATGTACTTTTTACTTTATTGGTATTCGTATTAATGGAAGGGATTACCTGGTTAACCCATCGCTATGTAATGCATGGATTTCTCTG is a genomic window of Sediminibacterium sp. TEGAF015 containing:
- a CDS encoding phytoene/squalene synthase family protein, with amino-acid sequence MIKLFHQVSQECSRITTELYSTSFSSSIRLLHKDLRTPIFNIYGFVRFADEIVDTFHEFDKVKLLTDFKKATYEAIEQKISLNPILHSFQLTVNEYNIDHSLIDAFLKSMEMDLGKKQYDRNGYEEYIYGSAEVVGLMCLYVFCNGDKNSYEQLKPYACSLGSAFQKVNFLRDLKADFEGLDRMYFPGCDFSNFTQEDKLKIEQDIQRDFDHAYEGIVQLPLKARFGVYVAYKYYLSLFKKIKKLQPQKILDTRVRIPDHGKVFILAKAGIRSQLNLL
- a CDS encoding RNA polymerase sigma factor yields the protein MSTLDFNQMLVNNADFLKPFAVTLTRDQEAAKDLYQETLFRALANKDKYNVGTNIKAWLYTIMRNIFINNYRRKSKQSTIFDNTPNEFLLDFNQGAVANEAIANINMKEVKQAIHNLPEIFKNPFLLYFDGYKYHEIAEMLDEPLGTIKSRIHFARKLLKSHIQRF
- the idi gene encoding isopentenyl-diphosphate Delta-isomerase, producing the protein MTELVILVNEADEEIGFMEKMEAHEKALLHRAFSVFVFNSSGEMLLQQRASEKYHSANLWTNTCCSHPRPGESVAQAANRRLKEEMGFQTPLQKAFDFVYKAPFDNGLTEYEFDHVFIGTYEGSIEMNPSEVQAHAFRSFDTIETMIQAQPAQFTSWFLIAFPKVKAWWQEKYR
- a CDS encoding phytoene desaturase family protein; its protein translation is MKQKQAIVIGSGFAGMSAASFLARSGWKVMVLEQHNMPGGRARKFEAAGFTFDMGPSWYWMPDVFERYFQQFGKEVSDYYQLERLDPSYRVYWPDGITDIPANYIELKALFEKLEPGAGEQLDLFMKEAAYKYEVGVNKLVFKPGQSLLEFLDLDLIKGVFKLDVFNSMKAHVGKYFKNPKLVELMEFPVLFLGALPEHTPALYSLMNYADIKGGTWYPQKGMYEIAKAMYDLAVSLGVEFRFNHSVTGINIKDGVANSVSCLVNTPAGKTSVAIDADVVVGGADYHHVETVLLPSEYQSYSAAYWNKRVMAPSCLLYYIGLNKKLEGITHHSLYFDTDFSLHGKEIYTTKEWPTNPLFYLCAPSVTDKTVAPEGCENLFLLIPVATGLTGDTEELREKYFQQIIKRVEEQIGQSIQDAIIYKRTFAQSNFIEDYNAFKGNAYGLANTLLQTAVLKPSCRSKKVKNLFFTGQLTVPGPGVPPSLISGEVVAKEITKLYD
- the crtD gene encoding 1-hydroxycarotenoid 3,4-desaturase CrtD; protein product: MSENSSSKNAIVIGAGIAGLASAIRLQVMGYEVTVYEKNNYPGGKLSHFEINGYQFDAGPSLFTRPKLIEELFVLANEPMENYFSYERVPVACHYFYQDGTLIKAYADHEKFAEEIQVKTGEPAEHVHEYLRHSANAYENIADIFLKYTLHRLSTLFKAPVAKAIQYLKWPYLFTSLHQYNQSRFQSSKLVQLFNRYATYNGSNPYKAPAMLSLIPHLEHNEGTFYPKGGMISITRALFALAEKKGVKFIFDTPVDKIIRANNQVQGVVVNGENIMANLVVSNMDVYFTYQHLLGEPLKAKKILKQERSSSAFIFYWGMSKTFEQLSLHNIFFSEQYEAEFNSLFHTCQPFADPTVYINITSKCEPGIQAPSEKENWFVMVNAPANNGQDWDAIRDFYKKAILQKLNSIIGEDIAKYIEVEEVLSPVSIETKTASYMGSLYGTSSNSKMAAFMRHPNFSNTIKGLYFVGGSVHPGGGIPLCLSSAAIMSDLVKADVV
- a CDS encoding MerR family transcriptional regulator — protein: MNAFTIKDLENLSGIKAHTIRIWEQRYSFLNPQRTETNIRYYSGDELKTVLNIALLNKYGFKISHIDRMSADEMREKTLSLNQAQAQQERIVNELISCMIDMKLEEFEMLVDGYIKTKGIEKTIPQIIFPFLERIGILWLTNHINPAQEHLVTNIIRQKLIMGIETCQTPLTQRKTVLLFLPEGEHHELGILFTYYLFKSRGVKVIYLGANVPLKDVEYVATLKKPDFLYSHLTSVAHNFNFEKFLVNVQNRIPEFSVIVSGALTQSYKKRVPTNVTFKKSLAEVTEYIGTL